From Triplophysa dalaica isolate WHDGS20190420 chromosome 24, ASM1584641v1, whole genome shotgun sequence:
TtgtttttaagtgtgtgtgcaGTTTTAGCTACAGGCTGTTGTGTTAGATTTGCCATGTGGGTCAGTACAAAGCCAAAAAGCCCATAtggacacacagacacacacaaacagtgtcACActgttgtttgtatgtgtgttcatttgtgatatgaatgtgtttgtgatatgcgtgtgtgtgtgtaacagaggGAGCCGTTTTGTTGCTATGAAGGTTGTGAAGAGTGCACAGCACTACACAGGACGGCGCTGGATGATCAAACTCCTCAGATGTGTGAGTATCTATCAAACGCAACACTGAGCACTAAGAGTTTCAGCACATCAGAAGTACTGTACAccgtctgtctctgtctgtgtctctcagGTGCGTGAGACAGATCCTGAAGACCCTAATAAGGACATGGTTGTTCAGCTCATAGATGACTTCAAGTCTCAGGAGTGAACGGGATTCATATCCTTACAGTGcggttgtgtgtgcgtgttgtgtgtatatgcatgctgtgtgtgtgtgagcttgtgTCTGTCATATGTTTCCTTGACTCCATCTTTCAGATGTGTGTATGGTGTTTGAAGTTcttggtcatcatttactcaagtgGATTATAAAGTCTATTATCAGGGTTTGCCGTTACCATGCGTCAAGAGTATCATCAGACAggtaaacacaacacattagacTTCTCTGGGGAAGCAGGACTTTTAACCAATGGGATTTTCACTGTGGGTGGAGTTAACAGCTGATGAGTTCTTGTTTAATGTGATTTAGAGTATGATGTAATCAGTCAATAAATGTCTCATTTCTTCAGCTGTGaatgataataataaagtgttgtgtttgtggtttTGATGTCAGGTTCTGCAGGGGTTGGATTATCTGCACAGTAAATGTAAGATCATCCACACAGACATTAAACCAGAGATTATTCTCATGTGGTGGACACACCTTCATTCGGAGGATGGCTGTAGAGGCCACAGAGTGGCGAAGCTGGAGCTCCACCTCCGTCTGGATCTGCCGGTAATTCTCTTGTGTCTCATCTCTCTCGTGTGCTGCCACTGATGTCAACCAAACCTCATTCTGAAGGATGTCTCCGGCTGTGTGTGCCATGCGTTTACATTTGTGTGCATCTCTTGTtgtgacaataaaacatttgtgaagAAAGACAGAATCCTGTACGCTGCAGCAGCCGATCGTTccttttagtttgtttttgatGTCATATTTCTGGATGTACTTCACACAGAATGGTTCATGTCAGTTTCTGCTGGTTGGGTTAGTGATGTCACTGGTCGTTGCTCGTTGGTGTTTCTGTGAAAACCTAAAACACATGTTGATGGGTCACGTGCTGGTCCTTGTGCTGATGTTCTTTCCAGTTGTTCACAACACACAAACTTTATCTGAAACTTATAAAAAaagtctgtgtgttttgtgttatttgcaGTCAGCCACAGCTCCTCAACTCAACAGGTGAGTGACATCTACAGAACTCTATATAGTCATTTTACCACAGATGATAAACCATGACATCCAGTTTCTCTTATGTCTTCAGATCAGATTTCCTCTTTTATAATGTACACGCcattgtgtctgtctgtcagtgggAAGATCTCCAGGAATAAAAAGTAAGAAGTTGAAGAAGAAGCAGAAGCGTCAAGCAGAGCTCCTGGAGAGACGGATGCTGGAGATAGAAGCTCTGGAGCGGGAGGCAGATAAACAGAAAGCTCCAAACTCCGCCCACGGCCCTGCCCTGGCGCTGGGGGACAGCGAGGATGATTGAAGAGGATGAAGAAGATGCTGAAGAGGTAGAGCAAGTGGAGGACAGAAAGAGCGGCCTGTCAGACTCACTAACCACACATGTGAGTTGTTCTTATTGTGTTTCTATGAGCAGAAGGGAACAGTCATGAGGTCCAGAATaaattgtgtgtctgtgtttggcaGGTGCTGAGGCTCACCAGCAGGATGTCCAGGACAATGAGACCACTGTGACGTCCCCCCCTCTAAAGACTGGGAAAGTGAAAGAAGCGTCGCACGCAGTAGAGACACACGCAGACGCTCCACCTGAAGAGCAGCCGATTCCAGAGAAACAGGAAGAGGCGGAAAGCCCAAGAAACAGAAGACGcagataaaaatgaagaaacgaGAGATGAAGAGGAGACCGATGAAGAGGAGTCCACACCTCACAGAAGTCAGAGCCCAGCTGAACACGTCACGAGGTCGAAAGAGCAGGAAACAGATGAAGAAAAAGAGACGTGAGACAAAAGACAAAGAGGAGCATGAATATGAtgaggatgaagatgatgatgaggaagagGATGAAGAGGAGAAGTGATGATGAGGTCAGGACGATTCCAGCAAGGATCGTGACGACGCCTCCAAAATCAAACGGTCATGTGATCACGGGTCGAAGCAAAGGGATCGTCTGTCACCTCCCGGGCGCCCGCAGTGTGTTCAGCATCACCGCTGCTCTGCCCGCTGGTGGAATCTGAGAACAGCACGACTGACCGCGACGCCTCTGACGCGTCTTATGAACTTTTCAATGGAAAAACCACCAGACTCACCAACGGCTCGCGGCACCGCGGCACCACGCCACGCTACCCTGAGCTGCCCCTGGACCCTCAGCCAAACGATTTTGAGCGAGATGAAGCCCTGCCCCTCACCGTCACTGCCGACCGCAGCCGAACCGTATCGTCCTCCAGTACAGGAGAGACGCCCAAAGGTCAACACACGCACCGTTACTCTTCACTCTTgttcaataaacacacacacacatgtgataCTGTACACGCTGTATATCCTCTCACCCCATGACATTAACCTTTCCTATAGTTTGAAATAAATGGCTTTTCATCATTTGTGTGGACGTTTGGGTTTACCAGgacacacacatctgtttttgtgtcttGCTCTTTTCAGTGAGGCTCCGATCGGCTGATCTGCTGGTGAATCCTTTAGATCCACGAAACGCCGACGTCCTGCGAGTTAAAATAGCTGATCTtggcaatgcatgctgggtggTAAGAGGAcgacacacaacacaactctAGTATGTAAACTCCACAAAACACCACGTGACATCTGACACAAAGTCATTGTTGATCTGCAGCACAAACACTTCACAGAGGACATCCAGACCCGTCAGTATCGCTCAGTGGAGGTTCTGATCGGAGCGGGTTACAGCACACCTGCTGACATCTGGAGCACCGCCTGTATGGTGAGTCACTGGAACATCACTTATCAAGATGTCGACATGGATTCACTGTAAAGTGTAATGACTTGTGTTGTGTAGCTCAGCTGGAAGAACGCGTGCTGATCAAATGAACACGCCTGTGGTATGTGTAAATGTCATACAtgcaaacaatgttttgttaaatgttttctgtCCGTCCTCTCCTGTAGGCGTTCGAGTTGGCGACAGGTGACTATCTGTTTGAACCTCATTCAGGTGAAGATTACTCTCGTGATGAAGGTGAGATGTCTGTAGGACACAAACAGGgttctgtactgtactgtttaaTCTAtctgaatgtaaataatgtgaCTGGTCTGACTTTCATTTGACCTTTCAAAAGACAGACTTTGTGATAActagacacaaacacatgctgCCACTAGTATCCAGTCAGGTGTTCCTCAGAGCCATGTGTGATATCTACACATGTGTCTGTAACACAAATGAAATCACAATGCAGTGTGTACTCTTGTGATTTCAGAGACAGCGACagcagtgtgtttgtgaatgaaaCTCACACTTCTCTTTCTTCTTAttcctcctctcttcttctcttcTACTTTCATGATTTCCCTTC
This genomic window contains:
- the srpk2 gene encoding LOW QUALITY PROTEIN: SRSF protein kinase 3 (The sequence of the model RefSeq protein was modified relative to this genomic sequence to represent the inferred CDS: inserted 14 bases in 9 codons; deleted 2 bases in 2 codons; substituted 3 bases at 3 genomic stop codons), which encodes MSVNSEKSSSPERPNTQKVPSAPPPPPPPPPPPPPPEPVVPSEPEEEILGSDDEEQEDPADYCKGGYHPVKIGDLLMMXYQVIRKLGWGHFXTVWLCWDIQGSRFVAMKVVKSAQHYTGRRWMIKLLRCVRETDPEDPNKDMVVQLIDDFKXSGVNGIHILTVRLYVCMVFEVLGHHLLKWIIKSXYQGLPLPCVKSIIRQVLQGLDYLHSKCKIIHTDIKPEIILXCGGHTFIRRMAVEATEWXEAGAPPPSGSADQISSFIMYTPLCLSVSGKISRNKKKKLKKKQKRQAELLERRMLEIEALEREADKQKAPNSAHGPALALGDSEDDEEDEEDAEEVEQXGGQKERPVRLTNHTCAEAHQQDVQDNETTRHTQTLHLKSSRFQRNRKRRKAQETEDADKNEETRDEEETDEEESTPHRSQSPAEHVTRSKEQEXQMKKKRRETKDKEEHEYDEDEDDDEEEDEEEKXXXGQDDSSKDRDDASKIKRSCDHGSKQRDRLSPPGXPAVCSASPLLCPLVESENSTTDRDASDASYELFNGKTTRLTNGSRHRGTTPRYPELPLDPQPNDFERDEALPLTVTADRSRTVSSSSTGETPKVRLRSADLLVNPLDPRNADVLRVKIADLGNACWVHKHFTEDIQTRQYRSVEVLIGAGYSTPADIWSTACMAFELATGDYLFEPHSGEDYSRDEDHIAHIIELLGCIPRHFALSGKYSREFFNRRDHIALIIELLGKIPRKIIAAGKYSRDFFSKKGELRHITKLKPWSLFDVLVEKYGWLAEDAGHFTHFLLPMLDMVPEKRASASECLTHPWLNS